TGGGCCAATGGCCACATCCGATTACTTATGAATCTCTGTCAGCTGCAACAGTTTCGGGCCGGATAATGTGTCGAGCGCTCACGTTTGCCCTACGCCCCTACTGATGCACGGCCTTGGGCCTACGAAATCAAGTTCCGACCCGATTCCAGTTCATCCGTCCACGATTCTGTAGTCAGGTTCCCGTATCCGGACCGGATTCCTCTGGCGAATTCCAAGAGATAAAAATCGATGCTGAATATCTTGATCGAGTGCTCGGCCGGACACAGTTATGATGGTCGGCAAGGATGtcatccgccgccgccggcagcgcGCGGCCAGCGACAACTGGGACGAGGACCGCCTCAGTGACCTCACGGACGATCTACTCCTCGATATTCTGCGCCGCGTCGACACGCGCACCGCGCTCGGCGCCGCGGCACTCTCCAGCCGCTGGGCCCGCCTCCCCCGCGAGCTCCCCGCCCTGGACCTCAAGGTCACGGACATGTTGCCGCCACGGTACCATCGCCTCCACCTGCTCCGCCACAATGCAAGGGAATCGAAGATCAGCTCGACCCTGCCCGATAGGTGGCGGCTAAACGCCATCACCGGGCGATACGAGCGCCACGCCATGCGAGCCATGGTCCGCTCCGTCAAGGGACTCCTGGCCAGCGGAGCTCACCGGCGCGTTGAGAGGCTATCGCTCGAGGTCTTCGCCTACGACACCTCAGCCTGCATCAACCGCCTTGTCGTGGACGCCGTCGATTCCTGGGGCGTCCGGGATCTAGAGGTTGTTGCCACGCGGACGGGGCCGTTCTTTTTACCGAAACCGCCGCCCTACAGCTTCCCTTGCAGCCTCATCAGCGTTAACCCCGGCGAGTCCCGCCTGCGAAGCCTGAAGCTTGCAAACTGCTTGCCCCCGCCGCTCCACGGATTCACCGCGCTCACCACGCTCGTCCTGCGAGACTTGCCTGTTACCACGCCGGCGGCTACATACGAGGGAGTGGTCGCCGCAAGCCCGCAGCTGCAGGTGCTGCACCTCGTGTCGTGCCAGTTCACGAGCAGAACCCAGAGGGTGCTACTGGACGCGCCCATGTCGGAGATCAGGGAGCTTTTGGTTGACGGGCGGCACATGGTGGTCGAGCTTCGGTCTCTCCCGAAGCTCGAGAACCTCACTAGCTTGCACTCCATCATGCTGGTGCGCTCCACTACCGCCGCCCCGTGCCTTGCGCGCGTCAGCCTTGCCTTCTCTCTTTGCCGGCTGGAAGGGGACAGTTTCGCAAACTGCTTAATTCGCATGCTCTTGGAGGTCTTCCAAGCTGCCCTCAGTGTGAAGGACCTCGTCTTGCGGTTTACTGGGCCAGATATGTGGATCGTGCATAAGAATCCCTTCTCTGCAATGCCGACACTGAGAAGGCTGCTCGTCGCGGACGTGCCTTCGTCGTGGGACGTCTCGTGGCCGCGCCTGCTCATCGTGGCGGCGCCCTTGCTTGAGAGCCTTTACGTCCATGTATCCCATGGCGAAGACGAACCGAGTCAGGAGATACCGTCGTCGCCTTCGGCCTTTTGGCGGCACCGCCATTTGAAGGAGCTGGTTGTCGTtggtttccagaagacggagaggcAGCTGCGCCTTGCGAGGTTCGCCGTGGAGGTATCCACGGCGCTTCGCCGTGTCACTCTGCTCAAGAGTGGACATGTCGTGGACAAAGGGCCCTGCTGCGACTGGGAGGTGGTGAGCCAGCAGAGCGCGTGGAGCGACGAGGAGAAGCTCACCGTTCTTGATGGGATCGGCTGCTCGACGGGACAAATCGAAGTGTTGCTATGTTGAATGCAAATTATGCGTTGTACTCCAACACGTGTTGAGACGGCTGGAGTGAGTTTATTTAGAACGTACGTGCCTTTGGGAGTCGTATGTACGAGCTGGCGATACCGGCCAATAGTGTACTGTGGATTTTTAGTTACCATCCAATATACCTgctgttagggcaatatgctttttttttgacaatcaataccacatatattcatagtaacaaatagtacatggtagagatacatgaactgactccaacgattacaaaataaagtctaaaagatagtaacaaatcttcgaggtcttcaatttatttcttcttccagaacacaatttTATACTCTTGTGAAGGCAGCCAAAGATACATAAtgaaccatagacctgtagataccgacgaaagttctcccataaGTTATATTACCACaacatatagtacatgtacaggtgtaaatatgcaggaagccccctaacatatgagaaaactataatatacagatatatacatctaacattcccctcaaactcatggtggatccagaacactgagtttggagagtaagaagtcatgctgcgctcgagtctgtgtCTTTGTAAAGAAAtctgccaactgcaaatctgtaggcacataatgaaccgcaacaacctcatcctgcacctgagcacgtgtataaaaagcatcaacactaatatgcttggtcagctcatgcttaaccgga
This Lolium perenne isolate Kyuss_39 chromosome 1, Kyuss_2.0, whole genome shotgun sequence DNA region includes the following protein-coding sequences:
- the LOC127337178 gene encoding uncharacterized protein, with amino-acid sequence MVGKDVIRRRRQRAASDNWDEDRLSDLTDDLLLDILRRVDTRTALGAAALSSRWARLPRELPALDLKVTDMLPPRYHRLHLLRHNARESKISSTLPDRWRLNAITGRYERHAMRAMVRSVKGLLASGAHRRVERLSLEVFAYDTSACINRLVVDAVDSWGVRDLEVVATRTGPFFLPKPPPYSFPCSLISVNPGESRLRSLKLANCLPPPLHGFTALTTLVLRDLPVTTPAATYEGVVAASPQLQVLHLVSCQFTSRTQRVLLDAPMSEIRELLVDGRHMVVELRSLPKLENLTSLHSIMLVRSTTAAPCLARVSLAFSLCRLEGDSFANCLIRMLLEVFQAALSVKDLVLRFTGPDMWIVHKNPFSAMPTLRRLLVADVPSSWDVSWPRLLIVAAPLLESLYVHVSHGEDEPSQEIPSSPSAFWRHRHLKELVVVGFQKTERQLRLARFAVEVSTALRRVTLLKSGHVVDKGPCCDWEVVSQQSAWSDEEKLTVLDGIGCSTGQIEVLLC